The nucleotide sequence CCGCCGTGTTCGAGCATGCCGGCCGCCTGGAAGACCCCGACCATGCTGGTGCTGCACTGCATGATGGTCGTGAAGGTCGGGACGTGCGGATCGAGACCGGCCTCGATCCACACCTCGCGCGCGAGGTTGTTGTAGGCGAGGTTCAGCACCACCGCCCCCCACACCGCGAAGTCGACCGGCCCGCTCGCCCGCTGGGCCATCGCCTGCACCACCGGCACCGACAGGGCGAGCGAATCGCGATGCGCGAGGGGCCCGTCGACGTGCACGAACGGCGTGCGCACGCCCGCGGCCAGCCACACGGTGCGGTCGTCGGTGCTCATCGCGTGCCTCCTTTCGCCCCCCCGCCGCCCTATAGCCAAAACCCCGTGCGCTGCGCGAGGCGCCGACCCGATGGATCACGGGAGCACGGTTGCATCGACCCACTCCGATGGGCCATCGTCGGGTCGATGAGCTGGCAGCCCGTCCCGGAGCCCGTCGCGGACGCCGGCACCTGCCGCGGTCTGGAAACCGTCATCTCGCCGCGCACGCGCGACCTGGGCGGCTTCGAGGTGCGTCGGGCGCTCCCCTCGACACGGCGGCGTGCGGTCGGCCCCTTCGTCTTCTGGGACCAGATGGGGCCGGCCACGTTCGCGCCGGGTCGCGGCGTGGATGTCCGACCGCATCCGCACATCGGCCTCGCCACTGTCACCTATCTCTTCGCGGGCGAAATCGTGCACCGCGATAGCCTCGGCTCGGTACAGACGATCCGTCCGGGCGCGGTCAACTGGATGACGGCGGGACGAGGCATCGTGCACTCGGAGCGGACGCCGCCCGAGGCTCGCGCTGCGAGCTCGCCGATCTTCGGGATCCAGGCGTGGGTCGCGCTGCCGCGGGCGCACGAGGAGCGCGAGCCGGGCTTCAGCCAGCACGGGCCCGACGCGCTTCCGCTGGTCGAGGGCGAAGGCGCGCGGGTGCACGTCGTCGCCGGGGCGCTGTACGGCCGGCGCTCCCCCGTGCCCGCCCTCTCGCCGATGTTCTACGCGGACGCGGTCCTCGACGCCGGTGCGCGGCTGTCGCTTCCCGCCGACTACGAGGAGCGTGCCATTCACGTGGCCGAGGGACGGCTCGACGTCGCGGGAGAATCGTTCGACGCAGGGCAGCTTCTCGTCTTCCGCGCCGGCGACGAGATTTCCGTGACGGCGCCGGTGCGCGCCCGTCTTCTCCTTTTCGGCGGCGAGCCGTTGGACGGGCCGCGCCACGTCTGGTGGAACTTCGTCTCGAGCTCGCGCGAGCGCATCGAGCAGGCCAAGGCAGATTGGAAGGCCCGTCGCTTCGCGGCGATCCCGGGTGAGACAGAGTCCATCCCCCTGCCAGAGGCATAAGCCCTTTCTCGTGGGCCCGACAGCGACGGCTCGGCGAAACGCCGGCACCGCTACCTGCATCGAAGCGGCAGGATGGCGCCGACGGAGCACCTCTGGGCCCTCGTCCTCGCGGGCGGCGACGGCACCCGCCTCCAGGCGCTCACGCGGCTCATCGCCGGCGCGCCCATCCCCAAGCAGTACTGCCGGATCCTCGGCGACCGCTCCCTCCTCGAGACGACCCTGGCGCGCATCGCGCCGCTCGTGCCGCAGGAGCGGACGCTCGCGATCGTGAACCGGGGGCATTTCCCGCTGGCGGGGCCGCAGCTCGCCGCCATTCCCGCATCGAACGTGGTCGTGCAGCCGCGGAACCTGGACACCGGGCCCGGTCTCCTCGTGAGCCTCCTGGCGCTCGCGCGCCGCGATGCGGCGGCCACGGTCGCCGTCTTCCCGAGCGATCACGACTTCCGCGACGAGGCCGCCTTCCGCCGGCACGTGGCCCGCATGGCGTTCCTCGTCGCGGCGCATCCCGAGCGGATCGCGCTCCTCGGCGCGCGTCCCGAC is from Deltaproteobacteria bacterium and encodes:
- a CDS encoding pirin family protein, yielding MSWQPVPEPVADAGTCRGLETVISPRTRDLGGFEVRRALPSTRRRAVGPFVFWDQMGPATFAPGRGVDVRPHPHIGLATVTYLFAGEIVHRDSLGSVQTIRPGAVNWMTAGRGIVHSERTPPEARAASSPIFGIQAWVALPRAHEEREPGFSQHGPDALPLVEGEGARVHVVAGALYGRRSPVPALSPMFYADAVLDAGARLSLPADYEERAIHVAEGRLDVAGESFDAGQLLVFRAGDEISVTAPVRARLLLFGGEPLDGPRHVWWNFVSSSRERIEQAKADWKARRFAAIPGETESIPLPEA